Below is a window of Arabidopsis thaliana chromosome 2, partial sequence DNA.
GTTATGGGAAAACCATTCATGGTTCGGTCGTCGTGTTGGGATGGCGATATGATCCTTTCATTGCAACCTCGCTTGTTAATATGTATGTAAAATGTGGGTTTTTAGATTATGCCGTCCAAGTGTTCGACGGTTGGTCTCAGAGTCAGAGTGGAGTTTCTGCTCGGGATGTTACTGTTTGGAACTCTATGATTGATGGGTACTTCAAATTTCGAAGATTTAAGGAAGGGGTTGGTTGTTTTCGTCGGATGCTGGTGTTTGGTGTAAGACCTGATGCTTTTTCCTTATCCATTGTTGTTAGTGTTATGTGTAAAGAAGGAAACTTTAGGCGGGAAGAAGGGAAACAGATTCATGGATTTATGTTAAGGAATTCGTTAGATACTGATTCGTTCTTGAAAACTGCTTTGATTGATATGTATTTCAAGTTTGGTTTATCGATAGATGCGTGGAGAGTTTTTGTGGAGATTGAGGATAAATCGAATGTTGTACTATGGAATGTGATGATTGTAGGGTTTGGCGGTAGTGGGATCTGTGAATCTAGCTTGGATTTGTATATGCTTGCAAAGAATAACAGTGTCAAGCTTGTTTCCACTTCATTCACTGGAGCTCTTGGTGCGTGTAGTCAAAGTGAGAATTCTGGTTTCGGTAGGCAGATCCATTGCGACGTGGTGAAGATGGGACTTCACAATGACCCGTATGTTTGTACTTCTCTACTGTCAATGTATTCAAAATGTGGTATGGTTGGTGAGGCAGAAACTGTCTTCAGTTGCGTTGTGGATAAAAGACTTGAGATATGGAATGCTATGGTTGCAGCTTATGCAGAGAATGATTATGGGTACTCTGCTTTGGATTTGTTCGGTTTCATGAGGCAGAAAAGTGTCTTGCCTGATTCTTTTACCTTGTCGAATGTTATATCCTGTTGCAGCGTATTGGGATTGTATAACTATGGCAAATCAGTCCACGCAGAACTGTTTAAGAGACCGATACAAAGTACGTCTACAATAGAGAGTGCTTTACTCACTCTGTATTCCAAGTGTGGATGTGATCCTGATGCTTACTTAGTCTTCAAATcaatggaagaaaaagatatggTTGCGTGGGGCTCCCTGATCTCAGGACTTTGCAAGAATGGGAAATTCAAAGAGGCTCTAAAAGTTTTTGGGGACatgaaagatgatgatgatagctTGAAACCTGATTCTGATATTATGACGAGCGTTACAAACGCATGTGCTGGATTAGAGGCTCTCAGGTTTGGCCTTCAGGTTCATGGCAGCATGATTAAAACTGGGCTAGTGCTGAATGTTTTTGTTGGCAGCTCCCTTATTGATCTGTATTCTAAGTGTGGCTTACCAGAAATGGCTCTCAAAGTTTTCACTAGCATGAGCACGGAAAACATGGTTGCCTGGAATTCAATGATATCTTGCTACAGCCGAAACAACCTTCCAGAACTGTCGATTGACCTTTTCAATCTGATGCTCAGTCAAGGTATCTTCCCTGATTCAGTATCCATCACAAGTGTCCTTGTAGCAATCTCATCGACTGCAAGCTTGCTAAAAGGGAAAAGTCTACATGGTTATACATTAAGACTCGGCATTCCTTCGGATACTCACCTGAAAAACGCTTTGATTGATATGTATGTAAAATGCGGGTTTTCGAAGTATGCAGAGAACATCTTCAAGAAAATGCAGCATAAGAGCTTGATCACTTGGAACCTAATGATATATGGGTATGGATCCCATGGAGATTGTATTACAGCATTGAGTCTGTTCGATGAGATGAAAAAGGCAGGAGAATCGCCCGATGATGTAACATTCCTGTCTCTGATTTCAGCCTGCAATCATTCCGGTTTTGTGGAGGAAgggaaaaacatttttgagttCATGAAACAAGACTATGGAATCGAACCAAATATGGAACATTATGCAAATATGGTGGATCTTCTAGGACGTGCAGGTCTCCTCGAAGAAGCTTACAGTTTTATAAAAGCAATGCCTATTGAAGCAGACAGTAGCATATGGCTCTGCCTCTTATCTGCTTCAAGAACTCATCATAATGTAGAACTTGGGATATTGTCTGCTGAGAAGTTGTTGAGAATGGAACCGGAAAGAGGCAGTACCTATGTTCAGCTAATCAATCTTTACATGGAAGCAGGATTGAAGAACGAAGCAGCAAAGCTGTTGGGTCTGATGAAGGAGAAAGGCTTGCATAAACAACCTGGTTGCAGTTGGATTGAAGTTAGCGATAGaactaatgttttcttttcaggaGGTTCATCTTCTCCAATGAAGGCTGAGATATTCAACGTATTGAATAGGTTAAAGAGTAATATGGTAGATGAGGACAAGGCAACTTGAACAAGATCACATTCTGAATAGATGATGTTCTTACATCACTTCTACTTCTCAGAATAAACACTCTCTTTTTGGTAGTGTAGAGTAAAAATAGAGACACTCTTATGGTTTAAAATGAATGATTttacaaatcaaataattcGTTGGTTCCTTGGCTTGAGCTCTTGGGTCATCTGGAGATGCTTTCAAAAAAATGTACATTGTATGCTgcttatcttcttcctttagTGTTCATCACATTCCAGATGAGGTTCGGTTAATGCGTTGGGCACCTAGTTTAAGAGCTGCAGGTTTGGCTCCTCGGCCACGACCAGAAGATAACGGTTTTGCTCTGGTGGTTGGTGGTGGAGCAGCAATGGCAGCCCAGGggtcttcatcatcagactGTACTGTCTTTTTCACGTTCAACGGTCTTGAAGTAGTTGCAGGTGGAGGAGCAGCTATGGATCCCCACAAATCATCGTCTTCCGTTTTCGCAGCTGCTTTCACTGTGCTAATCTTTGGTCTTGAGCTTGTCGCAGCTATAAAGAGGAGGAATAACACATAACCATATGAATTTTAGAAAGTTTTACATTGAGGCAAACAGATTCAGCTTTAAAAAAATACCTGAAGGTCTAGAGGACTGAGACACAGGTCGTTTTTGAGCTGCTTGAATGTTAGCAAGAGCTGGAGAAGGTTTTGGTTCATCCAGCGGTTCGAGATCCCAACCGTCTTTGTCACTCTCATGACCTTCGCTAATGCCATTCTCAGCATCTCCCCAACCATCTGTTGATGTTGGGGATGGTGGTGCAGGTTGATCTGTGAAATCCGAGTTGGAACGTGTATGATGACTGGCTTTGACACTCGGTGCCTCCGTTGCTGAGGAATATTTccaagaaataaataaacaaaataggaaatgagaaaaatactGGCAACTGTACTGACTCGCCGAAAGCACAGTGATCGATATACgataaatcaaacatataatcAAGgcagtttcttttttctttcctatGATCATTTACATATTCCGCAGTTGCACATTTCAACAAATTTTACTTAGGTTGAGAGAAAAGTTATGGCAAGGGATCTCAAGTGTACCTGTGCTTGTAGCATTTGACGCAGCAGCTGCTAGGGATggtgctgaagaagaagaagcaagaggcGCTTGTTCTAATGGCTTACCCTTGAGGGTCAAAGAACTCATAGCCCATctataaaagtaaataaattagtACAGTTGGTATATTTAACTCTCTGACCAATGTTCATGTATAGTTCATCTGTTAAATTTCACTTGACTATACTCACCCGATCAGACCAGCAGTTTCAGGTATAGCTGAGGCTCCTCCGCTGGCTCCTATTTCTCCAGCATTTGTCTATTAACACcccaaaataatttagttatcTTCCATACCCTTTGACATAAGACTTAAAGGATAAAAGTAGCTCAAGGAAATACTAGAGTTCGGCAGAGTCATCACTCCTACCTTCTCatagttttgtttcaatatctGAAGAAACTGTTCTACGGCCTGAAATGCCTTTGACCGAACATCactataagaaaataagagaaatgCTTTAGATTTTGTCGGAAGCGAAAATACTGGACGAAAAAGGGATCGAAATGCACTTAAATAAGTAACCTGTCTTGATCAATGGTTAGCACAACGATATTTGGAAGAATCCTAGTAGCTATTTCAGTGTCATCATAAGTAGTACTGGTGGCACATAATGCAACAATCCCTGCGAAGAGTAAAATCCAGTGAGATATAAGATGACACCTGGAAAGAGGATAACAACAGGAATATCGAAATGATGTTCATAGAACCTAAACATCCCACACAATATGTAATATCTATGATCCTGTTATATTCACATACCTGCACCTCGAGCAGGTGGAAATGTATCACGCAATGCACGCACTGTAAAAGCATTAATCAAAACTCTTTTCCTTGTCTGCATCATATAATCATGATTATTGATTAGggacaaacaaaagaatatatcCACAAAGGTAACAaggaatcaaaagaaaagaaaaaaacaaagctgcTAGAGACTAACCCCTTCATTTAGGTAGGTGGCGATATTCCCGAGTAGTATAGTAGTATTGGTTCTGATTGCAGGCTCTTCATCCACCTGAgagaataatataaattttaaaccacAATACTGTGAAAGAAGTGCAGCAGCCACATATATGACCTCTTAACTCCAGCTAAAAATGAACCAAAGGATTACCATAAATAGAGGTAGGGAAGCCGGTAACAATAGAGGTAACATTTTATATCAGATACAACTAGATTATGACAAATAGAGCAGCCACATATATGACCTCTTAACTCCAGCTAAAAATGAACCAAAGGATTACCATAAATAGAGGTAGGGAAGCCGGTAACATTTTACTAGAAACATTAACTATGGGAAAGAAAAAGGTCCAGCCATTGCTGTAAGGGATACAAACCTGTAGTTTGGAAAGGTATTTCAACAGGGATCCCGAAAGTGTACGCTGAGAAAGCTGCAgccaaagacaacaaaagaaaagagaaaaacaatttatatcAGATACAACTAGATTATGACAAATATAAATGTGAACGACAATAAAGACGAGCTAAAGTCTTCAGATGGGATGAAACAGACAGTGACCTTTTCTAACGGAAAACATATAAAGCGGCTTGAATGGGTTAAGAACAGATACCTTCGGAGCTAAAACGAGCATCGATTTAAGAGTCAGCTCTCGGAGAAAAGCAGATGTATCCGCAAATCCAGTAGCAACATGAGGGTATACCTAGTAAAAACACATCCCATTGTAAATGCTAAAAGTATGCAATTAGACAGCAGTACTGTCAAACACCCATAGGTGAACACCTTTCTTGCCACAGAAGAGAAACTGATCTTACTTGTTCATCGACGATTTGCCCAGACATTGATTCTCCAAATTGATCAACATGTTGCAAAAGAGAAACTCTGATAGCTCGATCATTGGAAGCAAAAAGCTTGACAATTGTTGGTAGTACCTAAAATCATAAAAGGGAGTACCTTTAGACAATAACTGAAAAGTATACATACAGCATTGGAGTGTATAGAGCGTTTAAACAGAAATTTAGCATGGCTGAACAAACCTTGACACTGAAATCTTCAGTTGATAACCACGAACCCATCTTAAGTAAGGCAGTTAATGCAGGAGCAGCAGCTGAACCAAATTCAAGGGAAGAAGCTAATAAAGGAAGAAGCTGCATTAACCAAAAGGTTAAAGtcaaaaagcaaaacacaaaacctcCAACTCAAAAGGTAAATTGTTATCCTAGTACCCAATAAAATTCAGATTCATACCTTCTTAAGCACAATCTCCCGAGGAAGCTGTTCAGCAACATTTGGAAGTTTGCGGAAGAAAGTATCTTTTTCGACACTGTCTTTCAAGTTCAGAATATCCATAAAATGTATGGTGTCCACCAGCTTATTTTGGAAATACTCTGCCAATTCAAGTATGTTGAAAATAAGAATCAAGAGATAAAGAATGGTCAAAGATAACTATGAGAGAAAATACAACACGTTATATAAAGAAACCAAGACGGAAGGGACAAAAGCAAATatacagagaaaaagaacatGTAAAGAAGCGAAAAACAGTGAATTGTTTAAGGTACAAAATTTGCAATCAAGACAGGAAGATTACCGCCATTTTCTAGAAGTTTTGAGGTGTTCAATCTGCGAGAAGGCATGGAACTTAGGAGTCGCTGATAATCTGGAAGCAGAGACtgtgagaaaagaaaaattcaaccGAAATCAAAGCCAGCTCTTAGAATTCAAAGTCATACAAACAGATAAAAAGTAACACATCAAAACTTTGGGGAAACATACGAAGCATATTGACTAAAATCACACCAGTATAAGTTCCAAATACACTGGAGTTAAAGTTATCAAAACTACATGGAGTTTAATCCATAAATATGAAGAATCCAAATGTATATGCAAATGTATACGGAAAggattaaaacaaaaccttagGAATGCCGACAGTGTTACGCAACTCCTCTGTTTTTGCCAGCTTAGAGCCCGAGAAGAGTTCATAAATAAGACATCCTTCAAAAAAGGAAGTAAAGGGCTTTAGTGAAAGAATAGCACTCAAGTGCACTAAGGGTCGAGGAGCATATAATCTCCATTGAGAATTAGTAAGGCATAAAAACTACAGTACCTAATCCCCACGAATCAATGGCCCATGGTGGAGATTTCCTAATAGCAACCCAATCAGACTTGACCATTTCCATTGGCTTGTACTGTGTTCCCACTAGCCATTCATATGgctaaaacaagaaaaataaggaagcaaagatgaaaaaaaagcaataaataCTGACAGGTATTCCTACCCTGAACATATGAACAAGGTCTATGATACTACATTGTACGCTTTATCAAGGATAtcataaaataatgttaaagAACAAATATGACAGCAGGTTTGAATTCTAAGATTTTGGGGGAGAAAATGGCTTTCAAATTGACAAGATCAAGAAAGTGAACACCAATAGTGAATGATGTGTACCAGCATAGGTCCACTTGCAGATTCATTGCTCCCATCAAACTCTGATAGAACATCAAGAGCATGGAGTTTCCAGTCCAAAGTAGGTGTAACAACAACACTTGCCAGACAGACATTACCATGCACCTGTTAAGACAGTAGAACTTAAGagttttaactaaaaaatcgACTAGCCACCGGTTATATACTCTAATAGCTGAATTATAGTGTTATAAACAGATACTTACAAGTTTGCAGTCATTGTTCAGAAAGCTCACAGCTTTACCTATCTGGTGTAGCCCCAGTGCAAAGTACTCATCCCTAAAAGCAAAATTTTCGGAAGgtaattaaaatttaccaTGCAGACCATGATAATGTCCAGTGGCAAAGCcattattatgaaaaaaagaCAGATTAAAGTGTGACATAATTTGTTGGAACAGATTAAATGCCTAGATCCTCATAATAAGAGTCATACCTCTGGGTAGCTTTCAAGCCTAGCTCCTTTATCTTATCTGACAGCGGCATAACAGGCTCAGTGACTATATAGATTGTAACTTTGGTAGTAGAGCCATCATGAGTTTCGACCTCAGTACTGTGGAGAAATGAAAGAATATTTGGATGCCTcacctgcaaaacaaaatagtcGATGATAATCTAACAGAATGATGCCAATGATACTAACAAGAGGAGAAAGGAATCCATAAGGTCCGACATTCAGATAAATCAAAAGGGTACATtgatatttatgatatttatatCCATCAAGTCCGACAgtcagaagaaacaaaaattatgcaGGTGTCAGTTCAACTAGGGAATTCTTAAGTAGGAATGAATTACggattatataaatttattgcAACTTCATACTTCCCCGTACACACTAGTTTGATGAATAAGATTTCCAAGTGCTTAGAGTTACAACTTAGTACTCAATAGACGTTTATGTCAGTAATCAGAAAAAAGAATCTCGTTTGTATGAATCGAGCCTAAACCATGTGATAAATTAATGAGAACTTACGGTACGAAGGCGCTTGACACCATTTCGTCCAGCAGCCAAATGCCCATCTTGAGCATTGTTCCCAGAGAGAGCAAATATTGAAACTGGAGATCCATCATCCTGAAGAAACCAACAGTAAAGAATATAAGATTGTATCACAACTTACAGTATCTGAAATTAGATCCAATAAAGCAGAAAAGCAGAAAAAAGACATaaacttaataaaacaaagccaaaaatcttaaaactcAGAGTACTCACATATTGGAAGAACCAAGAGCAATAATAATTCGAATTGGTAATTCTTAAACTACAGCTACTAAGCATAAAAATCTTAAAGCTTCTGAATCACGTTACATTTCCTTTGGTATCGTATTTCGTTTTGACATAAAGCAACACTAAACAGAACCGAATTCGATTACACAGCTAATCTGCAGAACTCAAAATCCTAAGTATAACGATAAAACAAAcaggataaaaaaaatactagaaAGAAGAGCTAAGATCAAAGCAAGTAacaggaagaaaaaaaacgcaGAATTACAAACATCCGGAGAGAGGggagaaaagagaaataacCTTGGAGGTACCACGAAAGTGACTCCATGAACCCCAAGCAGAAGGATAAGGATCACCGATGTTATAAGGTAGATCCTTGAGTCCCGTCCCAGATCCAGCCACTACTCCTTTTAAGAACTTAAACATGTTTCCACCTTCTCAATTGAACAACGTTGCTGCTATTAAACGGATCTATATGGAATCAGAAGAACGAAGGTGGAGCAAAACGGGATAATTCAAAGCTTTATTCTTAtgattcttctccttcttcttcaatctgcATCTTCGGAAAGAGGAGAATTTcgtagatttgttttttcgcTTTCTAATTCGTCGGAATTATTATGATCGACCTGAACGGACTTACTCCATTGCCGTTTTCGTGTTTGCTTATTACAATTCGTGttgttttatttacttataaaAACGTCGTAGAGTTTGGATCTGttgacatttttattttgggccGAATTCATAGTATGTGGGCCGTATAATTTTGTGGGCTTATATTCTTGTCCAATGATTTTCTTGTGCAAATTATCCCCGTTAATTATTCCAATTTGCAAGGGGCTATAAGTAACTATAACAAGACATAATTCGGATCCAAAGTAAATTTCTATTTAGGAATCTTGTCAAGAAACTTACCAAACTTGCTTCAACGCCTTAGAAATTTCTTAGCTTATGTGTCTCcactttaagaaaaaaaaattcaacagTCTCAGCATTGAAAATCTTAAGTCTTCGTCTAGACTTCTAAGAAAATCTTGTAatgttgaaatttgaaagaaataaataatcattattaattaagtctcaaaacatatatagaagaCCATGACTTGGTCAATGTTATTACCAGTTCCTCTGCCgtgtttataacaaaaaacgAACTCGCCCATCCTAAGTATCTCCGACCGGGTCAATGGGTTATCATTAGTTAGATCTTTGGTTTGGATTTTGCTAAACGAGTATTTGTAACGTTATTTAGTAAATATTTGTTGATTCTTGGACATATTTCACCTGTCGACAAAGAAAATTCCATTTTACTTAACCCAGCCCCAAAAAATAACAGTATAGGTAATGATATTATGTCGCTTTAAGTAGATAATTACAACGTTTGAATAATCTGcatattcaaaatttcaatagaGTTGGAACCAACATCGAAGCAAACTGTTGGAAAACAAGACTAACCGTCGTGTACGTATCTCTTcgtctatatatatgtatgtgtgcataaattttaaaaacatgtactcgtacaaaaaaataagttacCAGATGGAAGAGGTAATGTCAATGATCTTCCACGGAATGAAACTAGTTAAATCGCTCGAGTCCAGCTTACCGGAAAAGCCACCGGAATCTCTATTGACATCTCTTGACGAGATCGTAAAGACATTCAGTGATGCAAACGAGCGGCTGAAGATGTTACTAGAGATTAAGAACTCCGAGACTGCgttaaacaaaaccaaaccggtGATTGTGTCCGTTGCAAACCAGATGTTGATGCAGATGGAACCGGGTCTGATGCAAGAGTATTGGTTAAGGTATGGCGGGTCCACGTCGTCTCAAGGAACGGAGGCCATGTTCCAGACGCAGCTCATGGCCGTTGATGGTGGTGGAGAAAGGAATTTGACGGCTGCAGTAGAAAGATCCGGCGCTAGCGGTTCCTCCACGCCAAGGCAGCGGAGAAGGTAAAATATACAAGTATTATTTTATCTGGAAATTTATAACAAAGGTATAATTCGTGCTATACATGTAACAAATAATTTCTTGGAACAAAGTGCATATAACAAAATTGGTAACGTACGTAAcgtataaacaaaattaatggATGTGTATGAGATGAATAATGAAATGAcggaataataataatcataaattgatataaatatttgggCTGAACATAGTTTTTGTTCAATTATcacgaaattttaaaaacttttttgcaaattttattttcctaattagatacatttttttatcatgatGTACCtacatctttttaaaaatattttttcagaaaacatcagattttgataaatattatgaATGATAACATAATCAAATTAGAACATAAAAATGTggtaaatatatttgtatccctaatctttaccaaaaattaattaaagcAAGAACatacatatacaaatatttaaacctttttaaaactcaCTAGGTTTAAATCGATGATCATTGATTAGTCCActttcatgtttcttttgccttttggtctacattttttttaactccATAAAGGGGAGAGGTGGGTTGAACCAGTTACATGTGACTAGGTTAGCCAAAAGTGGAAAACCACCTCAAGTCCACTTCacattcaaactttttttttttgtttgcaaacCAATAATTGAACTTGGTATGTACTTTATATGACGTATGTACGATACTAcgattaaaatttaatcattaaaTGAGTACGTTATTTAGGAAGgacgaaggagaagaacaaaCGGTGTTGGTGGCGGCGCTAAGGACGGGGAACACAGATCTGCCACCCGACGATAACCATACTTGGCGTAAATACGGTCAAAAAGAAATTCTTGGCTCTAGGTTTCCTAGGTAATTTAACTTTAGTTACCAAATAAGTATTTATACTATATCTGAGATTAATATAACCCAAGTTTagttggaacttggaagaCGAAAATAAGCTTTTCGTCCAGAACAAGTCAAAGATTCTAGATTAGTAATGTAGAATAAGGTCATAATAAtatcttttcatatataagGTCACAAGAAGTTCCTTTAgttaattacatattttcCCATCACATCATATGTTGTAATCAGTCTCTTTTGATTCTTAACCACCAAGTTTATTAGTGATAGAATGACCAAATAATCCTATTATTAAAGTTCAGCTGGAAGTTGAAACTTCGATGTTACAAGTACATATCTTTCTCAGATTTCGTTATCAAATACCTTTAATCTAATTCAATCATTAACTACGTactttaaaaaacaaagttattaGCTACTACTTGATTATCATATAGATGTAAGattattaaatttctattttgcaGGGCGTACTATAGGTGCACCCACCAAAAGCTATACAATTGCCCGGCCAAGAAACAAGTCCAACGCCTTAACGACGATCCCTTCACCTTCCGGGTCACATACCGTGGCTCACACACTTGCTACAACTCAACCGCTCCAACCGCATCCTCTGCCACTCCAAGTACCATTCCAATCTCATCCGTCACCACTGGTCATTCTGTTGACTACGGTCTTGCTGTCGTTGACATGGCTGATGTTATGTTTGGTAGCGGCGGGGTCGGAACCAACATGGATTTCATATTTCCTAAAAACGATCCATCTTAACATCATCACCGTTTCCGGCAGCTGGATGACGGATTGACGGTGACGAAAACAATCAAGATTCATCTACGTACAGAGGAAAAATATACAGTATTTCTTAAGATTAAGTTCTGCGGATTTTATGTATGGGTAGTGAGTGATGCAGTGCCAACATTAGCACAAATCACTAATTGttgttaatttaatttatttatattactattattatagTTTTGCACTATTACACGTGAAATGGGATCTAATGAGAACCATTTCTTATAGGGTAGtagttctgtttctttgaCAATGAAAAAGTGTTTTGTATTTAGTGTTTCacatatgtattttgtttttcttctcaatctcttattttattcttttcttaaagttaacatatatagaaaatctTACATAACCAAAGtaatttctttaagaaatcaaaattaggGGGGAAATTATTAGTTTGTCAGTTTCTCACAAACTGTCATGAACTTGTTgttggtgtttttttctttttgttgttgtcttttctCAAACTTAAGAATCCAAATAATTAGAAAAGGTGTGTTCCGTGTCT
It encodes the following:
- the WRKY55 gene encoding WRKY DNA-binding protein 55 encodes the protein MYVCINFKNMYSYKKISYQMEEVMSMIFHGMKLVKSLESSLPEKPPESLLTSLDEIVKTFSDANERLKMLLEIKNSETALNKTKPVIVSVANQMLMQMEPGLMQEYWLRYGGSTSSQGTEAMFQTQLMAVDGGGERNLTAAVERSGASGSSTPRQRRRKDEGEEQTVLVAALRTGNTDLPPDDNHTWRKYGQKEILGSRFPRAYYRCTHQKLYNCPAKKQVQRLNDDPFTFRVTYRGSHTCYNSTAPTASSATPSTIPISSVTTGHSVDYGLAVVDMADVMFGSGGVGTNMDFIFPKNDPS
- the WRKY55 gene encoding WRKY DNA-binding protein 55 (WRKY DNA-binding protein 55 (WRKY55); CONTAINS InterPro DOMAIN/s: DNA-binding WRKY (InterPro:IPR003657); BEST Arabidopsis thaliana protein match is: WRKY DNA-binding protein 46 (TAIR:AT2G46400.1); Has 942 Blast hits to 929 proteins in 64 species: Archae - 0; Bacteria - 0; Metazoa - 0; Fungi - 0; Plants - 942; Viruses - 0; Other Eukaryotes - 0 (source: NCBI BLink).), which translates into the protein MYSYKKISYQMEEVMSMIFHGMKLVKSLESSLPEKPPESLLTSLDEIVKTFSDANERLKMLLEIKNSETALNKTKPVIVSVANQMLMQMEPGLMQEYWLRYGGSTSSQGTEAMFQTQLMAVDGGGERNLTAAVERSGASGSSTPRQRRRAYYRCTHQKLYNCPAKKQVQRLNDDPFTFRVTYRGSHTCYNSTAPTASSATPSTIPISSVTTGHSVDYGLAVVDMADVMFGSGGVGTNMDFIFPKNDPS
- the WRKY55 gene encoding WRKY DNA-binding protein 55 (WRKY DNA-binding protein 55 (WRKY55); CONTAINS InterPro DOMAIN/s: DNA-binding WRKY (InterPro:IPR003657); BEST Arabidopsis thaliana protein match is: WRKY DNA-binding protein 46 (TAIR:AT2G46400.1); Has 3246 Blast hits to 2806 proteins in 181 species: Archae - 0; Bacteria - 0; Metazoa - 0; Fungi - 0; Plants - 3234; Viruses - 0; Other Eukaryotes - 12 (source: NCBI BLink).), with translation MYSYKKISYQMEEVMSMIFHGMKLVKSLESSLPEKPPESLLTSLDEIVKTFSDANERLKMLLEIKNSETALNKTKPVIVSVANQMLMQMEPGLMQEYWLRYGGSTSSQGTEAMFQTQLMAVDGGGERNLTAAVERSGASGSSTPRQRRRKDEGEEQTVLVAALRTGNTDLPPDDNHTWRKYGQKEILGSRFPRAYYRCTHQKLYNCPAKKQVQRLNDDPFTFRVTYRGSHTCYNSTAPTASSATPSTIPISSVTTGHSVDYGLAVVDMADVMFGSGGVGTNMDFIFPKNDPS